The following proteins come from a genomic window of Rhodothermales bacterium:
- a CDS encoding ABC transporter ATP-binding protein, with protein sequence MLVEFQDIQKRFGQKLALDVPSWTMQPGEIVGLVGSNGAGKTTFLRLLLDLLAPDTGEVRIDGTPVSQDGAWRASTGSYLDASFMVDFLTIPEFIEFTGAAYGLGKAEMAARIHPLSNFLPVDSVDRSRLLRDLSTGNAKKVGIAVALAVRPRLLVLDEPFANLDPPSQLRLKEHLLRMSREHGTTMLISSHDLGYVTEICNRITLIRRGAILRDEARSEVTLERLRAYFSDEDAADVT encoded by the coding sequence ATGCTCGTAGAATTCCAGGATATCCAGAAACGATTCGGCCAGAAACTCGCGCTGGATGTCCCTTCATGGACCATGCAGCCGGGCGAGATCGTGGGGCTGGTCGGGAGCAACGGGGCCGGAAAGACCACCTTCCTGCGATTGCTGCTGGATCTGCTGGCCCCCGATACGGGCGAGGTCCGGATTGACGGCACGCCCGTCAGCCAAGACGGGGCGTGGCGGGCATCGACCGGTTCGTACCTGGATGCCAGCTTCATGGTCGACTTCCTGACCATTCCCGAATTCATCGAGTTCACGGGAGCCGCCTATGGTCTGGGAAAAGCCGAAATGGCCGCACGCATCCATCCCCTGTCCAATTTCCTGCCCGTCGATTCGGTGGACCGCTCCCGCCTGTTGCGTGACCTGTCAACCGGAAATGCCAAGAAGGTCGGCATAGCCGTCGCACTTGCCGTGCGTCCCCGACTCCTCGTCCTGGATGAACCGTTCGCGAACCTGGACCCACCGTCCCAGCTCCGATTGAAAGAACACCTGCTGCGGATGTCCCGGGAGCACGGCACGACCATGCTCATTTCCAGTCACGACCTCGGCTACGTGACCGAGATCTGCAACCGGATCACGCTCATTCGACGTGGGGCCATCCTGCGGGACGAAGCCCGCTCTGAAGTGACGCTCGAACGTCTGCGGGCGTACTTTTCAGATGAGGATGCGGCCGACGTGACGTAG
- the hemH gene encoding ferrochelatase, with the protein MMSPLELQHTYSSDDRLFTGRFFPLQALDVGPGSRVGVVLLVPGAPESKADVLPYLYRRLLRPVKARGLRRFWQTHVAATIRARWAAGRLQAEYDAIGGGSVINRLNREQAQTLAKLLAASAAGGRLDGVHTSVYTASPFGVPDMAETARKMDEDGVTHVVLLPLFPQYAMETTGRALAEWESLMASGAFAARPTVAVREFATHDLFIRAMSERMDQALQRFPKHARENVQILFAAHGAADPVTGGQQDPYCCQAHYTADAVMKHRGNDIPFSLAFVRPNSWGSRLSWSVPERFRDMVATGRRSVLVVPVDHVSEQFDTTFVLDVRMRDAAEAEGISHYHVSSGLNCHPLFMDALTDLVHAALGPRDTRLPQMETFASCPRPHWTTDAPSREDISCAVCPLAATSRRPHPHLKSTPADVRASLQSGLRPAGWPHVE; encoded by the coding sequence ATGATGTCTCCCCTCGAACTGCAACACACGTACTCGTCGGACGACCGCCTGTTCACAGGACGGTTCTTCCCGCTGCAGGCGCTCGACGTCGGCCCGGGCTCGCGCGTGGGTGTCGTGCTGCTGGTTCCGGGAGCGCCCGAATCGAAAGCCGACGTGCTGCCGTATCTGTACCGACGCCTGCTTCGGCCTGTGAAAGCGCGCGGTTTGCGCCGATTCTGGCAGACACACGTGGCGGCCACCATCCGTGCCCGGTGGGCGGCTGGCCGTCTCCAGGCAGAATACGATGCCATCGGCGGCGGGTCTGTAATCAATCGTCTGAATCGGGAGCAGGCCCAGACGCTGGCCAAGCTGTTGGCGGCCAGTGCGGCGGGTGGTCGGCTGGACGGCGTGCACACATCGGTCTATACGGCCAGCCCGTTCGGCGTTCCGGACATGGCCGAAACCGCCCGGAAAATGGACGAGGACGGCGTTACCCATGTCGTCCTGTTGCCCCTGTTTCCGCAGTACGCCATGGAGACGACCGGTCGGGCCCTGGCCGAGTGGGAGTCCCTCATGGCCTCGGGTGCCTTCGCAGCGCGCCCGACGGTCGCCGTCCGGGAGTTTGCCACACACGATTTGTTCATCCGGGCCATGAGCGAGCGGATGGACCAGGCCTTGCAGCGCTTTCCCAAGCACGCCCGGGAGAATGTCCAGATCCTGTTCGCCGCACACGGCGCCGCCGATCCCGTGACCGGTGGCCAGCAGGATCCATATTGTTGCCAGGCCCACTACACGGCCGATGCCGTGATGAAGCACCGGGGAAATGACATCCCCTTCTCGCTGGCCTTTGTGCGGCCGAATTCGTGGGGGTCGCGTCTGTCGTGGTCCGTTCCCGAACGCTTCCGGGACATGGTAGCGACGGGCCGCCGGTCGGTCCTCGTGGTGCCGGTCGATCACGTATCGGAGCAGTTCGATACGACCTTCGTGTTGGATGTGCGCATGCGGGATGCGGCCGAAGCGGAAGGGATTTCCCACTACCACGTATCGTCCGGATTGAATTGTCATCCACTGTTCATGGATGCGCTGACGGACCTGGTTCACGCGGCACTTGGGCCTCGCGACACGCGATTGCCCCAGATGGAGACGTTCGCGTCCTGTCCACGACCCCATTGGACGACGGATGCGCCATCGCGGGAAGACATATCGTGCGCGGTGTGTCCGCTCGCGGCTACGTCACGTCGGCCGCATCCTCATCTGAAAAGTACGCCCGCAGACGTTCGAGCGTCACTTCAGAGCGGGCTTCGTCCCGCAGGATGGCCCCACGTCGAATGA
- a CDS encoding family 4C encapsulin nanocompartment shell protein: MTILQHTPTADDLLDFLDQSISQLAETGAEARYILMGPAAYDLFRKTLAASLRRGKGDFETYNYLPVVVDPFREASVCVVPAPAGTDAAWQPFNIG, from the coding sequence ATGACGATTCTCCAGCACACTCCGACGGCCGACGACCTACTGGACTTCCTGGACCAGTCCATCAGTCAGCTCGCGGAGACGGGCGCCGAAGCCCGGTACATCCTCATGGGCCCGGCCGCCTACGACCTGTTCCGCAAGACCCTGGCCGCCTCGCTGCGGCGGGGCAAGGGCGACTTCGAGACGTACAACTACCTGCCGGTCGTGGTCGACCCCTTCCGCGAAGCCTCTGTCTGTGTGGTCCCCGCCCCCGCCGGGACCGATGCCGCCTGGCAGCCGTTCAATATCGGGTGA
- a CDS encoding RluA family pseudouridine synthase has product MDILYEDNHLLVVIKPAGILSQADKTGDEDMLTMCKEYIGDKYNKPGAVYLGLVHRLDRPASGVMVFARTSKAAARLSEQFRERRPRKEYVAIVEGELTGEDVWTNRLQKREGHVHVVKSGGKPARLAWRAVETRAMDASGKPVSLIHVHLGTGRAHQIRVQFASRGHSIVGDFRYGSRRELDGQNLALHAYRLSFEHPTTKELMTFTAPVPLLWPEWTQRAAASLPMAPGSG; this is encoded by the coding sequence ATGGACATCCTCTACGAAGACAACCACCTGCTTGTGGTCATCAAGCCGGCCGGAATCCTGTCGCAGGCCGACAAGACGGGCGACGAGGACATGCTCACCATGTGCAAGGAATACATCGGGGACAAGTACAACAAGCCGGGGGCCGTGTATCTGGGGCTGGTACATCGGCTGGACCGGCCCGCATCGGGGGTCATGGTGTTCGCGCGGACCTCGAAGGCGGCGGCGCGCCTGTCCGAGCAATTCCGGGAACGGCGTCCACGAAAGGAGTATGTGGCCATCGTGGAGGGCGAATTGACGGGCGAAGATGTGTGGACCAATCGTTTGCAGAAGCGGGAAGGCCATGTGCATGTCGTGAAATCCGGGGGCAAGCCGGCCCGTCTCGCCTGGCGGGCCGTGGAAACGCGTGCGATGGATGCGTCAGGCAAGCCGGTATCGCTCATCCACGTGCATCTGGGCACGGGCCGTGCTCATCAGATACGCGTCCAATTCGCCAGCCGGGGGCATTCCATTGTCGGGGACTTCCGGTATGGCAGTCGCCGCGAGCTGGACGGCCAGAACCTGGCGCTGCACGCCTACCGGTTGAGTTTTGAGCATCCCACTACGAAGGAGCTCATGACGTTCACGGCGCCGGTGCCGCTCCTGTGGCCCGAGTGGACCCAGCGGGCTGCAGCGTCGCTTCCGATGGCTCCGGGTTCGGGATGA
- a CDS encoding phosphatidate cytidylyltransferase, whose product MTHPDLPYSGELYRKALHLLALVLPVGVVLLGKPLALWILLPLALTALALDVLRVRWVWLNRTIDTGFGWMMRRAERPRVGAPVRVNGASWVLTSMALLTLLFPVDVAVVSFVVFMLGDAAAALVGRGIGRLHWGVSERTMEGTVAFLLVGMGSAVALAAPFVPFAPFAFPLWMLGVAVVTAAVLETLPLPVNDNLAAPLGAAGVLYGLHYFF is encoded by the coding sequence ATGACCCATCCCGATTTGCCGTATTCCGGAGAACTCTACCGGAAAGCCCTCCACCTGCTGGCCCTGGTCCTGCCGGTCGGGGTCGTCCTGCTCGGCAAGCCGCTCGCCCTGTGGATCCTCCTGCCGCTCGCCCTCACGGCCCTCGCCCTGGATGTGCTCCGCGTGCGATGGGTCTGGTTGAACCGTACCATCGATACCGGATTCGGATGGATGATGCGCCGCGCGGAACGCCCCCGGGTCGGCGCGCCCGTCCGCGTGAATGGCGCGTCGTGGGTGCTGACGAGCATGGCCTTGCTCACCCTGCTGTTTCCGGTGGACGTGGCCGTCGTGAGTTTCGTGGTGTTCATGCTCGGGGATGCGGCAGCGGCGCTTGTGGGACGGGGTATTGGGCGTCTGCACTGGGGCGTCTCAGAGCGGACCATGGAGGGCACGGTGGCCTTCCTGCTCGTGGGGATGGGCTCGGCGGTCGCGCTGGCTGCCCCGTTCGTTCCGTTCGCGCCGTTTGCGTTTCCATTGTGGATGCTCGGGGTAGCCGTGGTGACGGCCGCCGTACTGGAAACCCTGCCCCTGCCCGTCAACGACAACCTGGCGGCACCGCTCGGCGCGGCGGGCGTACTTTACGGACTGCACTACTTTTTTTAG